The following coding sequences are from one Salvia hispanica cultivar TCC Black 2014 chromosome 3, UniMelb_Shisp_WGS_1.0, whole genome shotgun sequence window:
- the LOC125210400 gene encoding COP1-interactive protein 1-like, with amino-acid sequence MSNFFKDLRVPDEEPRHSKGSEGDVARLKFEIANLSSQSKKWQEESSEAMQLKQRISRLKGQVTDLESMCKDKECLQNEKDELEERLMSETKERSIEVEGLIEQVDCLHQELVSVTTRNVELELELCGNKYANRSLSRTEEQIAKSNQESNQSGVEKHELLRKMSQLQTSLLLNERKLTATEKKLKQSEETSSNLIKSLNQKVKTQQSKMEALLKEKVGLQVELATLKKDKERLMMELEKEKQEALLIKSKMDRKNTELINKISDQQKTLLELGDVVTKTRSGYMKSHPNYQMMEHRIEEMADDFRRQFDEKYRAMTRRIRAAEKQHVENKEWYLKTNEEFKQENKAQQGNIETGLKNVKDVALTASDVLVALNTVAVKFEECNDNLLTRISKTSCEVNYAKEWVRRKNNALVQVKHDLDDLLFQLDDKEGEISVFRDRVWKLENKMRQLEKWIREKDEGMIVLREEKREAIRQLCVWIDYHRCRTVYYKKMVKRMPEMNQQQRRMVS; translated from the coding sequence ATGAGCAACTTCTTCAAGGATTTGAGGGTTCCAGACGAGGAGCCGAGGCACAGCAAGGGATCAGAGGGCGACGTTGCGCGTCTCAAGTTTGAGATTGCAAATCTCTCCTCACAGAGTAAGAAATGGCAAGAGGAGTCGAGCGAGGCAATGCAGCTGAAACAGAGAATCTCAAGGCTTAAAGGCCAAGTCACGGACCTTGAATCCATGTGCAAAGACAAGGAATGCCTGCAGAATGAAAAGGATGAGCTGGAGGAAAGGCTCATGAGTGAAACCAAAGAAAGGTCTATTGAAGTGGAGGGCCTAATCGAGCAAGTCGACTGCCTGCATCAGGAGCTGGTGTCTGTCACCACACGGAACGTTGAATTGGAGCTGGAACTCTGTGGGAACAAATACGCGAACCGGTCTTTGAGCAGGACCGAGGAGCAGATAGCCAAATCGAACCAAGAATCCAATCAATCCGGGGTTGAGAAGCACGAGCTGCTGAGGAAGATGTCTCAGCTGCAGACGTCTCTTTTGCTTAATGAGAGGAAGCTAACAGCAACGGAGAAGAAGTTGAAGCAGAGCGAAGAAACCTCGTCTAATCTGATCAAATCCTTGAACCAAAAGGTGAAGACTCAGCAGAGCAAGATGGAGGCCTTACTCAAGGAGAAAGTAGGCTTGCAGGTGGAATTGGCGACGCTGAAAAAGGACAAAGAGCGACTCATGATGGAGCTCGAGAAAGAGAAGCAAGAGGCTTTGCTCATCAAATCCAAGATGGACAGAAAGAACACTGAGCTGATCAACAAGATTTCTGATCAGCAGAAGACTCTGCTGGAGTTGGGGGATGTCGTGACCAAGACACGATCAGGGTACATGAAATCACACCCCAACTACCAAATGATGGAACACAGGATAGAAGAGATGGCAGATGATTTCAGGAGGCAGTTTGATGAAAAGTACCGAGCCATGACCCGTAGGATCAGGGCTGCAGAGAAGCAGCATGTCGAGAATAAAGAGTGGTACCTCAAGACGAACGAGGAGTTCAAGCAAGAAAACAAGGCTCAACAAGGGAACATTGAAACAGGACTAAAAAACGTGAAGGACGTTGCACTCACAGCAAGTGATGTGCTCGTTGCACTGAACACGGTAGCGGTCAAGTTTGAGGAATGCAACGACAACTTGCTGACGAGGATTTCTAAGACGTCGTGTGAGGTGAACTACGCCAAGGAATGGGTGAGGAGGAAGAACAACGCGCTGGTGCAGGTGAAGCATGACCTAGACGACTTGCTGTTCCAGCTGGACGACAAGGAGGGGGAGATATCGGTGTTCAGGGACCGGGTTTGGAAGCTGGAAAACAAGATGAGGCAATTGGAGAAATGGATCAGAGAGAAAGATGAGGGGATGATAGTGCTTAGAGAGGAGAAGAGAGAGGCAATAAGGCAACTGTGTGTTTGGATTGATTATCACCGTTGTAGAACGGTTTATTACAAGAAAATGGTGAAAAGGATGCCGGAGATGAATCAACAACAACGTAGGATGGTGTCTTGA
- the LOC125210401 gene encoding COP1-interactive protein 1-like, producing the protein MFFILGVVFPFFICKLLENTENMPRHHRWRDSVKTFFGNHVDPQRNEELRETKAVIESNVQKIIKLLKDEGGKEPLANLIADFHNQYQSLYERYDNLTEELTKKANGIHEKDNSLSGSDSSDSDGASHRERRASKNGVDANFEDEKVASIKQELETVLSEIADLKRKMAITVYEKETLHEECQNTLNKTKESETLIAELNSKAEKLEAENSRLSAENTDVKVELENSVKLHAEFNQKLEEMKSERESLSIEKDAAIAKHEELHKELEAVKIELSTSTEKLESVESEITQLTEMQGIAKDERTSLTLKILQFEGEIQQAEIKFQELASESSQLRESLGEKERELSSHLETHEAHKQEAKEKLESAEREMAKVNQMHMSSQEENSSLSSKISQLEEEIKQAVRKIQDLNNESSRLRENLAEKERELSSHRVIHEAHKKEALEKLEKATVEITKLSQMQRDAEEENGSLLSKISQLEDDMRQAEKEIQDLITESGMLNENMADRERELSTNIDNLEADKEEAFEKLETAEQEITKLHQMHKAAEEENSNLSSKISQLEDEIKQAESKIQDLITESSQLREKTSEQERELSSHLEIHEAHKKEALEKMETAAGEITMLRQMHKAAEDEKTNLSSKMSQLEEEIKQAESKIEDLITESGQLREKLAEKETELTRNLEIHEAHKKEAMEKMETAAGEITMLHQMHKAAEDEKTNLSSKMSQLEEEIKQAESKIEDLITESGQLREKLAEKETELTRNLEIHEAHKKEALEKMETAAGKITMLHQMHKAAEDEKTNLSSKMSQLEEEIKQAESKIEYLITESGQLREKLAEKETELTRNLEIHEAHKKEALEKMETAAGEITMLHQMHKAAEDEKTNLSSKMSQLEEEKKKAESKIEDLITESGQLREKLAEKETELTRNLEIHEAHKKEALEKMETAAGEITMLSQMHKAAEDEKTNLSSKMSQLQDEIKQAESKIEDLITESSQLREKSAKQERELASHLEIHEAHKKEALEKMETAAGEIAKLSQMHKAAEDEKTNLSSNISQLQDEIKQAENKIQNLITESSQLSAKLAEKETELTRNLEIHEAQKKELTEKLETAAEDISMLSQKQKAVEEENASLCLKTSHLEDEIEQAKHKIRDLVTESSQLSEKLADKERELSSHLEIHEAQKKELTQKLETSAEENAKLSQKQKAAGEENTSLSSKISQLEDEIRQAENKIRDHVAKSSLLSEKLADKERTLSNHLKIHEAHKKEATEKLEKAAKEITKLSQMQKAAKEENTSLSSKILQLEEQMKQAVSKIQGHVTESSRLREKLAEKEKELSIHIQIHEAQKKEAKEKLDTAAKDITELSQKLKASEEDNTLLTSKISQLEEEIGNAENEIQDLITDSGMVSESLAEKERELSNHLDIHEDYKEEATEKLEKAAEEITKLSEMQKAAEEENSSLTMKISQLGDDLRQAENRIQDLVTESSRLAKTLEEKEREFSSHLEIHESHKEQASTRTRELELELDSSHIHRRDLEKQKDDGSKRGKLIRKEKMAEGSKVRLVRCPKCENLLPELPDFSLYKCGGCGAILKAKNRGIVEGRSSEVSEDSKGGVISEENSIDNSIKVDMESADAIEDSGVERIQKEGLVSNGASTLPAEHKETPADSDTSRRGKERVRNVESSDDEFRPYSQGLVRDRNRGKSCDFRVEGSEFVGFHDDNAKGFTPLDSSRSRQFMDQWGVNTKGSVHGPARGVPAQVRFDDFVYHDEGQSSYGMGSYYEQGERSRYRGHNLDGHNSIESLENGRAELLRKLDELKDRISRSCDMADKPKENIGIDERMVSSTSPDTYGRHHAAYAQEGLTTTSHAANRQPMYPDNIVPPYFSRSAGFAPYLDRYGSTVMDSYPQRGYPHEYMHYANTYKPEVLRRPPHQLQSRYIQQPSHEHYPGYYSDANNERFMLHRHENFFHQPACSCVHCSDNNWHMPPRVDPLGLHNRRSQNEPSNQAFDHLTPILHRQQVNSSGNANLYPPQSRQSLTVNSSDIDSENDGFNYHHPRKLLVGPRGGQVSHPVGGGAPFITCSSCFELLRLPRKHISMDKNKQKLKCGACSSVILFELGSKGLVASVSTLVEELPTEIDEVSGGTVENMRYWNDGSSTANMNTCSNDFDDFDHKFLPADKKLNSGIPEKQLNNLSSTSSPSEDEQSPGNKSSRQRDSPIPDLAASPQELPCHSPENVIVSRFDKWNKSNRPEQEMVSLERTTSKQNPARDGAVATETDVSLNAFSNSNRSQDSIDISREAPKANKGGESFLAGLIKKSFRDFKKSNQGGVVGGSQVFVNGHLIPDRIVKKAEKLAGPIQPGEYWYDKQAGFWGVMGYPCLGIVMPNIEEFNYPIPKNCAAGNTGVFVNGRELNEKDLDLLSSRGLPITENRSYLIDITGKVVDEQTREELDGLGKLAPTVERAKHGFGMKVPKFIAQSRS; encoded by the exons atgtttttcattttaggtgTTGTGTTTCCCTTCTTTATCT GTAAACTGCTTGAGAACACAGAAAACATGCCCAGGCATCATCGATGGCGCGACTCGGTTAAAACCTTTTTTGGGAATCATGTTGATCCTCAAAGGAACGAGGAGCTGAGAGAAACCAAAGCAG TAATCGAGAGCAACGTGCAGAAGATCATAAAGCTGCTTAAAGACGAGGGTGGAAAAGAACCACTGGCTAATCTGATTGCGGATTTCCACAATCAGTACCAGTCTCTGTATGAGCGTTATGATAATCTGACAGAGGAGTTGACGAAAAAGGCAAACGGGATACATGAGAAGGACAATTCCTTGTCCGGCTCTGACTCCTCGGACTCAGATGGTGCTTCGCACAGGGAAAGAAGAGCCTCAAAAAATGGCGTGGATGCGAATTTTGAAGATGAGAAAGTAGCATCTATTAAGCAAGAACTTGAAACGGTTCTTTCTGAGATTGCTGACTTGAAGAGGAAAATGGCAATCACTGTTTATGAAAAGGAAACTCTGCACGAGGAGTGCCAAAATACACTGAATAAAACAAAGGAATCAGAGACTCTCATAGCCGAGTTGAATTCCAAAGCTGAAAAACTGGAAGCCGAGAACTCTAGGCTTTCGGCTGAGAACACTGATGTGAAAGTGGAATTGGAGAATTCGGTTAAGCTACACGCCGAGTTCAACCAGAAGCTGGAAGAGATGAAGAGCGAGAGAGAAAGCTTGAGTATCGAAAAAGATGCAGCCATTGCCAAACATGAAGAGCTACATAAAGAGCTGGAAGCAGTCAAGATAGAACTCTCTACTTCAACGGAGAAACTAGAATCAGTAGAAAGTGAAATCACTCAGCTGACTGAGATGCAAGGCATTGCTAAAGACGAGAGAACGAGTCTTACCTTAAAGATTTTACAGTTTGAGGGTGAAATACAACAAGCTGAGATCAAGTTTCAAGAGCTTGCATCTGAATCAAGCCAGTTAAGGGAAAGCTTGGGGGAGAAGGAAAGGGAGCTTTCAAGTCATCTGGAGACTCACGAGGCTCACAAACAAGAAGCGAAAGAAAAACTGGAATCAGCAGAAAGAGAAATGGCCAAAGTAAATCAGATGCACATGTCCTCTCAAGAGGAGAACAGTAGTCTCTCCTCCAAGATTTCACAGCTTGAGGAAGAGATCAAACAGGCTGTGAGAAAGATTCAAGATCTTAATAACGAATCCAGCAGGTTGAGGGAAAATTTGGCTGAGAAAGAAAGGGAGCTTTCGAGTCACCGTGTGATTCACGAGGCTCACAAAAAGGAAGCACTGGAGAAACTGGAAAAAGCAACAGTAGAAATCACCAAGCTTAGTCAGATGCAGAGGGATGCTGAAGAGGAAAATGGAAGTCTTCTTTCAAAGATTTCACAGCTTGAGGATGATATGAGACAGGCTGAAAAAGAGATTCAAGATCTTATTACCGAGTCAGGCATGTTGAATGAAAATATGGCTGATAGAGAAAGGGAGCTTTCAACTAATATTGATAATCTAGAGGCTGACAAAGAGGAAGCATTCGAGAAACTGGAGACAGCAGAACAAGAAATCACTAAGCTTCATCAGATGCATAAGGCTGCTGAGGAAGAGAATAGTAATCTGTCTTCAAAGATTTCACAGCTTGAGGATGAGATAAAACAGGCAGAAAGCAAGATTCAAGATCTTATCACCGAATCTAGCCAGTTGAGGGAAAAAACGTCTGAGCAAGAAAGAGAGCTTTCAAGTCACCTTGAAATTCATGAAGCTCACAAAAAGGAGGCACTGGAGAAAATGGAGACAGCAGCTGGAGAAATCACAATGCTTCGTCAGATGCATAAGGCTGCTGAAGACGAGAAAACTAATCTATCTTCGAAGATGTCACAGCTTGAGGAAGAAATAAAACAGGCTGAAAGCAAGATTGAAGATCTTATTACAGAATCTGGCCAGTTGAGGGAAAAATTGGCTGAGAAAGAAACTGAGCTTACAAGGAATCTCGAGATTCATGAAGCTCACAAAAAAGAAGCAATGGAGAAAATGGAGACAGCAGCTGGAGAAATCACAATGCTTCATCAGATGCATAAGGCTGCTGAAGACGAGAAAACTAATCTGTCTTCGAAGATGTCACAGCTTGAGGAAGAAATAAAACAGGCTGAAAGCAAGATTGAAGATCTTATTACAGAATCTGGCCAGTTGAGGGAAAAATTGGCTGAGAAAGAAACTGAGCTTACAAGGAATCTCGAGATTCATGAAGCTCACAAAAAAGAAGCACTGGAGAAAATGGAGACAGCAGCTGGAAAAATCACAATGCTTCATCAGATGCATAAGGCTGCTGAAGACGAGAAAACTAATCTGTCTTCGAAGATGTCACAGCTTGAGGAAGAAATAAAACAGGCTGAAAGCAAGATTGAATATCTTATTACAGAATCTGGCCAGTTGAGGGAAAAATTGGCTGAGAAAGAAACTGAGCTTACAAGGAATCTCGAGATTCATGAAGCTCACAAAAAAGAAGCACTGGAGAAAATGGAGACAGCAGCTGGAGAAATCACAATGCTTCATCAGATGCATAAGGCTGCTGAAGACGAGAAAACTAATCTGTCTTCGAAGATGTCACAGCttgaggaagaaaaaaaaaaggctgAAAGCAAGATTGAAGATCTTATTACAGAATCTGGCCAGTTGAGGGAAAAATTGGCTGAGAAAGAAACTGAGCTTACAAGGAATCTCGAGATTCATGAAGCTCACAAAAAAGAAGCACTAGAGAAAATGGAGACAGCAGCTGGAGAAATCACAATGCTTAGTCAGATGCACAAGGCTGCTGAAGATGAGAAAACTAATCTGTCTTCAAAGATGTCACAACTTCAGGATGAAATAAAACAGGCTGAAAGCAAGATTGAAGATCTTATTACCGAATCTAGCCAGTTGAGAGAAAAATCAGCCAAGCAAGAAAGAGAACTTGCAAGTCACCTTGAGATTCATGAAGCTCACAAAAAAGAAGCTCTGGAGAAAATGGAGACAGCAGCTGGAGAAATCGCTAAGCTGAGTCAGATGCACAAGGCCGCTGAAGACGAGAAAACTAATCTGTCTTCAAACATTTCACAGCTTCAGGATGAGATAAAACAGGCTGAGAACAAGATTCAAAATCTTATAACCGAATCAAGCCAGTTGAGTGCAAAATTGGCTGAGAAAGAAACGGAGCTGACAAGGAATCTCGAGATTCATGAGGCTCAAAAAAAGGAATTAACAGAGAAACTTGAGACAGCAGCAGAAGATATCTCTATGCTTAGTCAGAAGCAAAAGGCTGTTGAGGAGGAGAATGCTAGTCTGTGTTTAAAGACTTCGCATCTTGAGGATGAGATAGAACAGGCTAAACACAAGATTCGTGATCTTGTTACGGAATCAAGCCAGTTGAGTGAAAAGTTGGCTGATAAAGAAAGGGAGCTTTCAAGTCATCTTGAGATTCATGAGGCTCAGAAGAAGGAACTTACGCAGAAACTAGAGACCTCAGCAGAAGAAAACGCTAAGCTCAGTCAGAAGCAAAAAGCTGCTGGAGAGGAGAATACCAGTCTGTCTTCAAAAATTTCACAGCTTGAGGATGAGATTAGACAGGCTGAAAACAAGATTCGTGATCATGTTGCCAAATCAAGCCTGTTGAGTGAAAAATTGGCTGATAAAGAAAGGACGCTTTCAAATCACCTCAAGATTCATGAGGCTCACAAAAAGGAAGCAACAGAGAAACTGGAGAAAGCAGCAAAAGAAATAACTAAGCTGAGTCAGATGCAAAAGGCTGCTAAAGAGGAGAATACTAGTCTCTCCTCAAAGATTCTGCAGCTTGAGGAACAGATGAAACAGGCTGTGAGCAAGATTCAAGGTCATGTTACCGAATCTAGCCGGTTGAGGGAAAAATTGGCTGAGAAAGAAAAGGAGCTTTCAATACACATTCAGATTCACGAGGCTCAAAAAAAGGAAGCAAAGGAGAAACTGGATACAGCAGCAAAAGATATCACCGAGCTGAGTCAGAAGCTAAAGGCTTCTGAAGAGGATAATACTCTCCTTACTTCAAAGATTTCACAGCTTGAGGAGGAGATAGGTAATGCAGAAAATGAGATTCAAGATCTTATTACTGACTCTGGCATGGTTAGTGAAAGTCTGGCTGAGAAAGAAAGGGAGCTTTCAAATCACCTTGATATTCATGAGGATTACAAAGAGGAAGCAACGGAGAAACTGGAAAAAGCAGCCGAAGAAATCACTAAGCTCAGTGAGATGCAAAAGGCTGCTGAAGAGGAGAATTCCAGTCTTACCATGAAGATTTCACAGCTTGGGGATGATTTAAGACAGGCTGAAAACAGAATTCAAGATCTCGTTACTGAATCAAGCCGGTTGGCTAAAACgttggaagaaaaagaaagagagttTTCCAGCCACCTGGAGATTCATGAGTCTCACAAGGAACAAGCATCAACTCGTACGAGGGAATTGGAGCTGGAACTTGATTCGTCGCACATTCACAGAAGAGATTTAGAGAAACAGAAAGATGATG GAAGCAAAAGGGGGAAATTAATAAGAAAGGAGAAAATGGCGGAGGGTTCAAAAGTACGGCTGGTTCGCTGCCCTAAGTGTGAGAATCTCCTCCCTGAGCTCCctgatttctctctctacaagtGTGGAGGCTGTGGTGCGATTTTGAAAG CTAAAAATAGGGGGATTGTGGAAGGTAGATCGTCAGAGGTATCCGAGGATTCTAAGGGTGGAGTGATTTCTGAGGAAAACAGCATAGATAACAGTATCAAGGTTGACATGGAGAGTGCTGATGCAATTGAAGACAGTGGTGTGGAGCGAATCCAGAAAGAAGGATTGGTTTCGAATGGTGCTTCCACGTTACCAGCTGAACATAAGGAGACGCCAGCTGATTCTGATACGAGTAGGAGAGGTAAAGAAAGGGTGAGAAATGTGGAGAGTTCTGATGATGAGTTCAGGCCATACTCACAAGGTCTGGTCCGTGATAGAAATCGGGGCAAAAGTTGTGATTTTAGAGTGGAAGGGTCAGAGTTTGTTGGTTTCCATGATGACAATGCTAAAGGCTTCACCCCGCTGGATTCTTCAAGGTCGAGGCAGTTTATGGACCAGTGGGGCGTGAACACTAAAGGTTCGGTGCACGGGCCAGCTAGGGGCGTTCCTGCTCAAGTGAggtttgatgattttgtttatCATGATGAGGGGCAGTCGAGTTATGGCATGGGCTCTTATTATGAACAAGGTGAAAGGTCTCGATATCGAGGTCACAATCTTGATGGACATAACAGCATTGAGAGCTTAGAAAATGGCCGGGCAGAGCTCCTAAGGAAGCTTGATGAACTGAAGGATCGGATATCCCGGTCTTGTGATATGGCAGATAAACCCAAGGAAAATATTGGCATCGATGAGAGGATGGTTTCCTCCACTTCACCTGATACTTATGGTAGACATCATGCAGCTTATGCTCAAGAAGGATTAACTACTACATCACACGCTGCAAACAGGCAGCCAATGTATCCTGATAACATTGTACCTCCCTATTTCAGTCGTTCTGCTGGATTTGCTCCATACTTGGATAGGTATGGTTCGACAGTGATGGATTCGTATCCACAAAGGGGATATCCACACGAGTACATGCACTATGCTAATACCTATAAGCCAGAAGTTCTTCGGAGGCCGCCTCATCAGCTACAATCCCGATACATCCAACAGCCCAGTCACGAGCACTATCCGGGATACTATAGTGATGCCAATAATGAGCGGTTCATGTTGCACCGGCATGAAAACTTTTTTCATCAGCCGGCATGCTCTTGTGTGCACTGCTCTGATAATAATTGGCATATGCCTCCTAGGGTTGATCCCTTGGGTTTGCATAACCGAAGGTCTCAAAACGAACCTTCTAATCAGGCTTTTGATCATCTAACCCCTATTCTGCACCGGCAACAGGTTAATAGTTCTGGGAACGCGAATTTGTATCCACCACAATCTCGACAGTCTTTAACTGTGAATTCTTCCGACATAGATTCGGAGAATGATGGTTTCAATTACCATCATCCTAGAAAGTTGCTTGTAGGTCCTAGGGGTGGGCAGGTGAGTCATCCCGTCGGAGGTGGTGCTCCTTTTATAACATGCAGCAGTTGCTTTGAGTTATTGAGACTTCCAAGGAAACACATTTCAATggataaaaacaaacaaaagttGAAATGTGGTGCCTGTTCTTCCGTCATCTTGTTTGAACTCGGGAGTAAGGGGCTTGTTGCATCTGTTTCTACGCTCGTCGAGGAATTGCCAACAGAGATTGATGAAGTCTCTGGTGGAACGGTCGAGAACATGAGATACTGGAATGATGGTTCGAGTACTGCTAACATGAACACCTGCTCTAATGATTTTGATGACTTTGACCATAAGTTTTTGCCAGCGGACAAGAAGTTGAATTCTGGTATTCCTGAGAAGCAACTGAATAATCTTTCTTCAACTTCAAGTCCATCGGAGGACGAGCAGAGTCCAGGAAATAAATCATCTAGGCAACGTGATTCCCCGATTCCAGATTTGGCTGCGTCACCACAGGAATTACCCTGTCATTCTCCAGAAAATGTGATAGTCAGCCGCTTTGACAAATGGAACAAGAGTAATAGACCCGAGCAGGAGATGGTTTCTCTGGAAAGGACAACCTCTAAACAGAATCCGGCAAGAGATGGAGCTGTGGCAACTGAGACAGACGTGTCGTTAAATGCGTTTTCAAATAGCAATAGGTCTCAGGACTCCATTGACATAAGTAGAGAAGCTCCAAAGGCTAACAAAGGAGGAGAGTCTTTTCTTGCAGGTCTTATCAAAAAGAGCTTCAGAGACTTCAAAAAGTCCAACCAAGGTGGAGTTGTCGGCGGATCGCAAGTTTTTGTAAACGGGCATTTGATACCAGATCGCATAGTCAAGAAGGCTGAAAAACTAGCTGGTCCAATTCAACCAGGAGAATACTG GTACGATAAACAAGCTGGATTTTGGGGCGTGATGGGCTATCCCTGCCTGGGTATCGTCATG CCAAATATTGAAGAATTTAACTATCCTATACCGAAGAACTGTGCTGCTGGAAATACAGGAGTTTTTGTTAATGGACGTGAACTCAACGAGAAAGATTTGGATTTGCTCTCGAGCCGTGGTCTGCCAATCACAGAAAACAGATCATATCTCATTGACATCACTGGAAAAGTGGTTGATGAGCAGACTAGGGAAGAACTAGATGGTCTGGGAAAACTTGCACCAAC GGTTGAAAGAGCCAAGCACGGATTTGGTATGAAAGTGCCGAAATTTATTGCTCAGTCGAGGAGTTAA
- the LOC125217074 gene encoding protein trichome birefringence-like 23: MENKILYNWKSWWRAFNNHNFFAIKLGVSILLVALAFRILFNRSLELSPVSETPFLESVAPLITVYSETRADHISPQDNGAKCDLFDGDWIPDKTEPFYTNSTCEFIEQHQNCMKNGRPDRDYLYWRWKPRGCDLPRLDPWKFLDLMRNKSWALIGDSISRNHVQSLLCMLSVVEKPDHVYHDEGYKNRRWVFPSYNFSLAVLWSPFLAQAAIFEDINGVASSEIELHLDKLDKNWTRQYNDLDYMILSSGKWFVKGSIYYENDQILGCHFCPKRNITEVEIKFAYRKVIRNVFSFIIASKHKGIIFYRTSTPDHFENGEWFSGGICERKLPARHGEFELKELNRILRDVELEEFEKVSPKAAENGVNLKLLDVNPLSLLRPDAHPGPYRFFQPFAKDKNAKVISDCLHWCLPGPIDTWNDLLMEMLVGG, encoded by the exons ATGGAGAACAAAATACTCTACAATTGGAAATCATGGTGGAGGGCTTTCAACAATCACAATTTCTTCGCTATCAAATTGGGGGTTTCGATTCTTCTAGTGGCTCTTGCGTTTAGGATCCTCTTCAATCGATCCCTCGAATTATCTCCAGTTTCAGAAACCCCTTTTCTAGAATCAGTGGCCCCTTTGATTACCGTCTATTCTGAAACAAGGGCTGATCATATTTCTCCACAAG ATAATGGAGCAAAATGTGATCTTTTTGATGGGGATTGGATTCCTGACAAAACTGAGCCATTTTACACAAACAGCACTTGTGAGTTTATTGAGCAACACCAGAATTGTATGAAGAATGGGAGGCCAGATAGAGACTATCTCTACTGGAGGTGGAAGCCCCGCGGTTGCGATTTACCCCGTCTAGATCCATGGAAGTTCCTTGACTTGATGAGGAACAAAAGCTGGGCTTTGATAGGCGATTCTATCTCGAGGAACCACGTGCAGTCGCTGCTGTGTATGCTCTCAGTG gtTGAAAAACCAGACCACGTTTATCACGACGAGGGTTACAAAAACCGCAGATGGGTCTTCCCCTCGTATAATTTTTCCCTCGCAGTTCTCTGGTCGCCCTTCCTTGCTCAAGCTGCCATTTTCGAAGACATAAATGGCGTTGCCTCTTCCGAAATAGAACTCCATCTAGACAAACTCGACAAGAATTGGACTCGGCAATACAACGATTTAGATTACATGATACTCTCAAGTGGAAAATGGTTCGTCAAAGGATCCATCTACTACGAAAACGACCAGATACTAGGCTGCCACTTCTGCCCAAAGAGGAACATAACCGAGGTCGAGATCAAATTCGCATACCGCAAAGTCATCAGGAACGTGTTTAGCTTTATCATTGCATCGAAACACAAGGGGATTATATTCTATCGGACCTCCACGCCCGACCACTTTGAGAACGGGGAGTGGTTTAGTGGCGGAATTTGTGAGAGAAAACTACCTGCAAGACATGGCGAGTTTGAGCTCAAGGAGCTGAACAGGATCCTCCGAGATGTGGAGCTTGAGGAGTTTGAGAAAGTGTCGCCTAAAGCAGCTGAAAACGGGGTGAACCTTAAACTCTTAGACGTCAACCCTCTTTCATTGCTACGGCCAGATGCACACCCGGGCCCCTATCGGTTTTTCCAACCATTTGCCAAAGACAAGAATGCAAAGGTGATCAGCGACTGCCTCCATTGGTGCCTTCCCGGCCCGATTGATACTTGGAATGATCTCCTGATGGAGATGCTCGTTGGTGGTTGA